From Linepithema humile isolate Giens D197 chromosome 8, Lhum_UNIL_v1.0, whole genome shotgun sequence, one genomic window encodes:
- the LOC137001703 gene encoding uncharacterized protein translates to MADGIRRCLPHPVLVTGDFNAWSTVWGSWSTNAKGRTLLKWTAEMDLLLLNRGSTNTCVRPRGWSIVDLTWATPPAARLVSQWGVSEGEFLSDHWLIEMVLSATPREMLLHRRRADPPRRWALSRLDLDRLIAAAKVETWSRFPGHVDTEEEAVAIRGMAAPRRLFNNCLRSDAFPFLWKEANLVLLRKEGKPAEQPSAYRPICLLNEVGKFFERVIAGRIVQHLSRTGPDLSEAQFGFRERRSTVDAIMHLKALSERITEKKVALAVSLDIVNAFNFLPWEFVGEAVEYHGFPQYIREVVWDYFRDRTLQYRDGLKRIRISSLEIDSTRVLRPVDSTTKGHSYTRRHPNSETSLSSVLGAIRNTESRDGYSYQHTRDSFRGSTDFTAQSLLREQLSDRRPFPERSSTDAGKEAATS, encoded by the exons ATGGCGGACGGCATACGCCGGTGTCTCCCCCATCCCGTGCTGGTGACGGGGGACTTCAACGCTTGGTCTACGGTGTGGGGTTCTTGGTCCACCAATGCAAAGGGCAGGACCCTCTTGAAATGGACGGCGGAGATGGACCTTCTGCTGTTAAACAGGGGGTCCACCAACACCTGCGTCCGCCCTCGGGGGTGGTCCATTGTCGATTTGACATGGGCCACCCCCCCGGCTGCGCGCTTGGTGAGCCAGTGGGGGGTGTCCGAAGGGGAGTTTCTGTCGGACCATTGGCTTATAGAGATGGTCCTCTCGGCCACTCCCCGGGAAATGCTGCTCCACCGCAGGAGGGCTGACCCCCCTCGAAGATGGGCCCTGTCCAGGCTTGACTTGGACAGGCTCATCGCTGCAGCCAAGGTGGAGACGTGGTCCCGATTCCCGGGTCACGTCGACACCGAAGAAGAAGCCGTTGCGATCCGCGGCATGGCGGCTC CGAGGAGGCTGTTCAACAACTGCCTCAGATCGGACGCCTTCCCCTTCTTGTGGAAGGAGGCCAACTTGGTCCTCCTCCGCAAGGAAGGAAAGCCGGCGGAGCAGCCTTCTGCGTATAGGCCTATTTGCCTGCTGAACGAGGTCGGCAAATTCTTTGAGAGAGTCATCGCCGGCCGAATAGTCCAGCACCTGTCGCGGACTGGTCCCGACCTGAGCGAGGCTCAGTTCGGGTTCCGGGAGCGCCGCTCAACGGTGGATGCCATCATGCACCTAAAGGCGCTCTCGGAACGGATTACGGAGAAGAAGGTGGCGTTGGCGGTGTCATTAGACATCGTCAACGCCTTCAACTTCCTCCCCTGGGAGTTTGTGGGGGAGGCCGTGGAGTATCATGGCTTCCCCCAATACATAAGGGAGGTGGTCTGGGACTATTTCCGCGACAGGACGCTCCAGTACCGAGATGGCCTGAAGCGAATACGCA tctctagCTTGGAAATTGATtccactagagttctgcgtccggttgactcgaccaccaagggacactcTTACACAAGacgacatccgaattcggagacctctctctcctcggtactCGGAGCAATCCGTAAtaccgagagccgagacggttaCAGTTATCAGCACACCAGAGACTCGTTCCGTGGCAGTACAGACTTCACCGctcagagcctgctcagagagcagttgtcagacaGAAGACCATttcccgaacggagttccaccgacgccgggaaagaggctgcaacgagctaa